The stretch of DNA TGGGGTAAGGGATGAATGGAAGACGATGAACCTCAGCCGGCGGCGGGCAGTTCTTCAGGAGGTTCTGTGGCAGATAGACGTGTTACCGAAGCCGGTGACGGCTCCGAAACGCTTTGAAGGTAAGTACTACGAGATTCAGTGGCGGACAGACTAAGTAGAGCGGCAATCCGATGACGGCGTCCATGTGACAGCGGCGGGGCCTTAGCCAGCTGCTCTTCGATCCACTCCTCATCTAGATTCACGGCCAGAACTCCGACGGCAGCAGAATTGCTTTTTGCTCCGAGAAAAATTTCCCATCGTTGCCATACAGAAACGTGCATGTCTGCCCCCTCGTCTCGGTTGTCATCGCAGGTTGAGCTGCCGGAGAAAACATTTGGGAATGCTTTACCCAGGCGGCCTCCTCGCCATTGGGGCCAAAGCTTGACCCGATAGAGCCGTGGCCGAAGGCGTCATGCACCGCTCGGAACACGTCGTTGGCGTCATGCGAGAAGTAAGGATGAGAATTATTGCCAGCGGCCGTAGCCCAAACACGTAGCAGGCCCTTGTCCAAGTCGGCATGGAGCTCGCTGGCCCGGCTGTATGGGTCTTCGTCGACGACACGAACCTCTATGCCGATTACCGAAGTCAGGTATTCGAACTGATCCCACATCTCGGCACACAGAGCCTCATAGGAATATGCAGCTTCAGGAGTGAGAATGTTGGGCGCTGATAAATAGGCGCAAGCAATACGCCAGCCAAGTTCAGGATCACTCCTGATATTGGACCAGTTTGTATCTACGACAGATAGTCCGCGACTGTACGAGTAAGCAATTGTTCCCGAAAGTAGAAGGCTGTTCATGACTTCAGGATGCTGTTGCTGCACCCTCGCCGTCAGTTCAACTTTCGGTTAGAAAAGAAGCCCAATTAAGAAGGAAATTAGATTAGGAAAGGCAGCAGTGTTTGGTCATCTTCTGGGGGAACATCTGGTCGCTTCTTGGTCACCGATCTAGAACCACCAGGACCGTACGGATCATCGTGCCGCTCGTCTTGAAGGTGCCTTCAGGGATGTCCTCGTACCATCCATGCTTGTCCACCAACTCCCGAAACGCAGTTGACTTGCGGTTGTCTCGGAACTGCCAACCTGGTGACGTGATGGCGACTAGCCGGCCGGCCGGCTTGAGCAGCTGAAATGCTTTGCTCACATGGTCTACATCTTGCTGGCGGGTAAAGGGTGGATTCATGATGATTCGGTCATAGGTACGGTCAGGCATCCAGTTCACGAAGTCTTGATTGATGCAAGAGATGCCAGATTCACTGAGGTAGGTGCTGTGCTTGGAATCTATTTCTACACAAGTCAGATCGACGGCACTTTGATCAAGGGGCTCAAGCAAGGCACCGCGACCGGCAGAAGGTTCCAGAACGCTCATGCCGGGCTCGATAGCAGCCTCTTCGACCACCCGCTGGGCTAGTCCCTGTGGCGTTTCATAGAACTGATAAAGCTTCTTTTCGTCGACGACACCACCAGCGAGCCTACCGCTATCTAAGGCTTGTTCTAATGCCGCTTCAGGGTCTGAAGAAAATATGTGACTACCGGATTTGCGATCCCATTTACCGCCAATCGTCTCCAGTATCTTGTTGATTTCGACGTACAACTGGCGAGTCAGTTGACCTTGCGGCAGGTAGTAGGAGTATCCATCCAATTTTCCGGCTTCAAGTACTTCTAATGCCTCCTCGCTTAGGTTGAGGATGTGTCCCATTGTTTATTACTCGGTTAATTGCTCGCATATTCGCATTAAGCAAAAACTTAATCAAGTTAATCTGCAATGCCAGAGAACCGGTTGATAAAGTCTTGGTAGTCGAGCTTCTCGTTGAACTTGTAGCGGTTGAACTCCGCTAGCGCCAGGCGTTCCGGGTAGTGCTTCTCCAGCATCCGCGTCCACTCGATGGGATGGAGCCCGTACCAACGGTGATGCCCGGCGCACATGATGAGGTTGTTGTAAGGTTCGTATCTCATATGCAGGATGGCGCGGCCGAAGATGTGGCACCACTGGAGCCCTCCCCCGCAGCTGATGGAATCCAGACCGGCTGCTTCACAGTAAGGCGTGAGGTTCCGGTAGTAGGCGCTAGCGAGTTTGTCGCACTTCGCTTTTAGAGTGGTGCGGGTTGGTTTTTTAGGCTTGGGAATTGCCATTGAAATACTCGTTATGATTTCAGTTTAACCCAAGTTAAAACCCCCATATCGCTGGGGGCGGGCGTTTTTAGGTGGAGAACCTTTGCAGAATCTCCTCATAAATAGCGAGGGATTCCCGGTTCTCATCAGTCGGTTCTTTGGTCCGCAACTTCTCGATGATGTTACCGAGATCGCGCTTGATGACCCAGTGCGGGTCGTAGACGGGCTGGGGCCGAGGAACGTAGTCGTTCATCACTTCTCACCCCCTTCAGCGGGAGTGTCTTCACGCTCCAGAAGGAAGCGCAGGAAGGCGGCCTGATTGTCGATTTCCCGTTGCTTACGCGGGGACACCCAGTCCAGCAGTTCTGAGTTATCAGCCATTACTACTCACCCCTTTCAGGCAAGATACGCCCGGCCAATCAAGCCAGACGAAGGATTCAGGCAAGGTAGGCGAAGGTCTTGTCGGCGGCTTGTTTGGCCCGGCCGAACAGGACGTTCATGGTGCGCTTTTCTTCCGTGGACACGTCACCTTCGTTGTAGCGGGTGTTCCAGTCCTGGTACTCCGCTACAGCGTTGAGAGCGCCGTACTTCGTGTAGCGCAGGCCGTCATCGATGGTCGGTGAGGATTCCAGCAGACCGATCATGGCGTACTGCTCCCGCGAGAACGGGGCGGTTTCCTTGGGGGTCTTCGGGAACAGCTTTCGAACCATGTCCTCAAACTGGCGCTTGGTGAAGTCCTGGTCGAGCAGATCGTTCATCTGGCTCTCGAACTCGTCGGCGTACTTCCAAGTGAGGTTCAGCGTGCGCCGGGCCTCATCAATGGAGTTGAGCGCGGAAGCGGTGTGCTTGACGCTCCAGGACTGAACCGCGGCTTTGAGGCCGAGGTTGAGCGTGTTCATGCAGACTTCCCGGATGGGGGTCGCATGGACACCGAAGCGCAGGCTACCGTCGTGAGAATTCACAAACCCCAGGTACAGGTGAATCGGGTCCGCGCCGCCGATTTGAATATCCTTGGGCACTTTCGCCATCAGGGTATTCACTCGGCCGCCGGCCAGACTCATTGCTGTCTCGAACAGGATGGGAGGTTCTCCCTCTGCCTGCTCGAACTCCTTTTGGGTCACGTCGAGAAGACTGAAAGCGAAGTCGACCAGCTGGTGTGGCTGAATCGGGGTGTAGGTGCCGCCCATGATGGACAGCAGCGTGTTATCCGACAGCCGGACGATGCCCTTCTTGTCGAGGGCCATCAAGCGTTCGCCGTTGGGCAGCGGTACTTCTACAGGCAACTCCCCCACTTCCCAGTTCAAGCCGGCCGCTTCGAGCAGCTCCTGCTTGGACTTCGGGTAAGCGGGAAGGACGTTGCCAAGTCCGTGCCACGGGATTTCGCGGACGGACATCATGTTCTCTACTTCGTGGGCCATGCCAGTTCCAATCTGTTTTTGGGCGCACGGAAGCGCCGCTTTGGTTGGGACATTGATGTCCCTACCTGGAGATGGGGGGTTCAATTCCCCCGTTTGTTTGGGAGAGGAATTACCAGCCGCCGCGGGCGCTGGCAGACCATTGGGCGGGCAGGAAGCCGCCGCGGGTGATCCACGTATCGAGTGCTTCGAAAAGCTCGACAATCCGTTCGGTGTTATCGGGCTCGGTGGCAATACATTGGCGGAGCACTCTGAGAGTTTCAGTAGGGTCCATTTATCAGCTCCTAGCTTTCAATGTGCGGGTGGGGACGCCATTACTATGAGCCGAAATTGCTTCTGTTAAAAGGGCACAAAAAAGCCGCCCAGATAAGGCGGCTGATTTGGATACCTAGCGTGCTAGGTGATTTACCTGCACTCACACTGAACTCCGCTTTTGACTTTAGCGCGGAAACCACTTGTTGAGAAGAGCAATTACCGGACGGCTGAGGATATCAAACACCAGCTTGAAGGCCTTATACAGGCCGTTGGCTTTGATTTCTTCGTTTACGCGGTTAATGTCTTCCTGCGATAGGGCCATGGTAACCTCCTTATTTGTTGGGAACGTTAGGGTTGAGCGCGTCTTTGACGGTATTGAGCAAAGTCACGGCGGCCAGGACCGCGGCGGCCAAAACAGCGTTGTCAGTCTGGAAGTTCTGCAGCGCCATGACGACGGGAGTGACCACTGTGGCGGCGACGCCGAGAACTGCCCGGCCTTCGGTGGTGCCGAAGAAGTCGCGCACCTGCTTGGCCACATTTGCCCACTTGGACTCACTGGGAGCCGCAGGAACTGCGGGAGCAGCCGGGGTGGTAGAAGTAGGCGGCTGAAGCACTGGGACGGTTTCTGCGGGCTTTGGTGCGTTCTGGAGAGTTTCTATCTGTTTGGTCAGGCCGTCGATGGCCTTCTGCTGCGCCTGGGCTTGGTCGGTCAGGTCAGCCACTACCGTCTGAAGGCGTAGGCCGGTTTCCTTCCACTGCACCAGGTCATCAATTACTGCCTGCTGGATGATCACTGCGCCTGGGGCGGTTGCCCTGGCCTTCCACTCCCGTAGGTCTGCTAATTCTGATTCGTTCACTTCTTCACCTCCTTGATTATTTTTTGATCGCATCCAGCCTTGGACGTTCGAGTAGTTCGGGTGCTCCACAAGACGGGGCTTGCTGCCCGTAGGATTGTTCTGTTCGAACAGGGTGAAGCCGTTGGTATCCGCGCTAACTATCACGCCGGTATGGCCGAAACCTCCGCCCCAACGGCCGTTGAAGCACAGCACGTCGCCCGGTAGCGGATAGTTCGTTGGGTTGTTGAGGAACACATCGAAGGCGTTCAGGTCTGCATTGTTGAGCAAATCCTTGGCGTGGCCCCAGGTATGCGGCAGGCCGCGTAGTTCGTCCCAGACTTGGACTAGCCCGACGCACTCGCCCTTGTTTTCAGGAGTGTTACCAACCCCAGCGACCCCGGTGTACCTGTATATGAAACCTTGCAGGGTCACGACTTTGGCCGGTTATAGAAAGAGATGCGCTGGTTTATGTCGTCGAGCTTGGCGCCAAGGGCCGCGACCTGATTCATGATGGCCGAGTGAGCCTCACCTTGAAGCCGCTGCACACGAAGCAGCTCGTTCATCTGGGCTTCTTGATCTTTTTTGCGACGCCGGCCAAGCATGGCGCTAATCCTCTTATGTAATTTCAGTATGTAGCTTGGGCTAGGAAT from Pseudarthrobacter siccitolerans encodes:
- a CDS encoding DUF932 domain-containing protein, with product MAHEVENMMSVREIPWHGLGNVLPAYPKSKQELLEAAGLNWEVGELPVEVPLPNGERLMALDKKGIVRLSDNTLLSIMGGTYTPIQPHQLVDFAFSLLDVTQKEFEQAEGEPPILFETAMSLAGGRVNTLMAKVPKDIQIGGADPIHLYLGFVNSHDGSLRFGVHATPIREVCMNTLNLGLKAAVQSWSVKHTASALNSIDEARRTLNLTWKYADEFESQMNDLLDQDFTKRQFEDMVRKLFPKTPKETAPFSREQYAMIGLLESSPTIDDGLRYTKYGALNAVAEYQDWNTRYNEGDVSTEEKRTMNVLFGRAKQAADKTFAYLA
- a CDS encoding rRNA adenine N-6-methyltransferase family protein, which translates into the protein MGHILNLSEEALEVLEAGKLDGYSYYLPQGQLTRQLYVEINKILETIGGKWDRKSGSHIFSSDPEAALEQALDSGRLAGGVVDEKKLYQFYETPQGLAQRVVEEAAIEPGMSVLEPSAGRGALLEPLDQSAVDLTCVEIDSKHSTYLSESGISCINQDFVNWMPDRTYDRIIMNPPFTRQQDVDHVSKAFQLLKPAGRLVAITSPGWQFRDNRKSTAFRELVDKHGWYEDIPEGTFKTSGTMIRTVLVVLDR
- a CDS encoding CHAP domain-containing protein — encoded protein: MTLQGFIYRYTGVAGVGNTPENKGECVGLVQVWDELRGLPHTWGHAKDLLNNADLNAFDVFLNNPTNYPLPGDVLCFNGRWGGGFGHTGVIVSADTNGFTLFEQNNPTGSKPRLVEHPNYSNVQGWMRSKNNQGGEEVNESELADLREWKARATAPGAVIIQQAVIDDLVQWKETGLRLQTVVADLTDQAQAQQKAIDGLTKQIETLQNAPKPAETVPVLQPPTSTTPAAPAVPAAPSESKWANVAKQVRDFFGTTEGRAVLGVAATVVTPVVMALQNFQTDNAVLAAAVLAAVTLLNTVKDALNPNVPNK